The following proteins are encoded in a genomic region of Ornithodoros turicata isolate Travis chromosome 6, ASM3712646v1, whole genome shotgun sequence:
- the LOC135397560 gene encoding uncharacterized protein LOC135397560 → MRAPCIVFYAMMAVLGLSLLSALSIIMAPRTTTRQARRLLLLARPRGQLELSTTINAVTEATAPSTSVSMEQATTTVFSARSIVPKFPSALHLPAIMAGLFLFWFLRAVGLLPVLAVITAFLLPLLTLSTFFVVDPEYAVRLEDLVPTVRRSFSALLKDLGRYTVARTEPSCSAHILCEFKQVLLEQLRLRLDVSGVPVAYSEAIERLINAFGSCHHVREQCGEGTWSSMLRGLRQ, encoded by the exons ATGCGGGCTCCATGCATCGTGTTCTACGCCATGATGGCCGTCCTGGGCCTCAGCCTCCTCTCGGCTCTTTCCATTATTATGG CTCCGCGCACAACGACCCGACAGGCTCGCCGACTGCTCCTGCTTGCAAGGCCTCGAGGTCAGTTAGAACTTTCAACGACCATCAACGCTGTGACTGAGGCAACTGCGCCCTCGACCTCGGTCAGCATGGAACAAGCCACAACTACAGTCTTTTCTGCGCGCAGCATCGTCCCGAAGTTCCCTTCTGCGCTTCATCTTCCAGCAATCATGGCGGGTCTATTCCTCTTCTGGTTCCTGCGTGCTGTCGGTCTGCTACCGGTTCTAGCCGTCATTACAGCGTTTCTTTTGCCCCTGCTTACTCTGTCCACGTTCTTCGTCGTGGACCCCGAGTACGCTGTAAGGCTCGAGGATCTCGTGCCAACCGTCCGACGGTCCTTCTCCGCCCTCCTGAAGGATCTCGGCCGGTACACCGTTGCTCGCACTGAACCATCTTGTTCCGCACACATTCTTTGCGAATTCAAGCAAGTTCTCTTGGAACAGCTGCGGCTCAGGTTGGACGTTTCGGGAGTTCCGGTTGCGTATTCCGAGGCCATCGAGCGTCTCATCAATGCTTTTGGGAGCTGTCACCACGTGCGGGAACAGTGTGGCGAGGGGACGTGGTCGTCGATGCTGCGCGGATTACGGCAATGA